A portion of the Streptomyces erythrochromogenes genome contains these proteins:
- a CDS encoding DUF5719 family protein, which yields MKQRAPLTLAAVTAALAALTGVAALTAPAPADGASDGKAAASARMPVERSLLVCPGPSSSDIAETTYTSFTPGAPAGEGKGSARLLGATKDAKPVLEPKEPGKPVGATANGADAPALTGSADGVLAPGWTAQLTTKVSVGRARGVLGVGCTAPGTDFWFPGVSTAKGREDYLHLTNPDDAAAIVDIALFGPDGLAKPDAGTSENIRVDPKSTKTVLLSSLLPTTQLADATAHVTTRAGRVGASVQVAEENVGADWLPASTDPAGSLVLPGIPADATSVRLVAFVPGEEDADLKLRLAGPGSAISPAGSEQLHVKAGMTAVVDLKDVTRGEPGSLLLTPADAKKAAPVVAAVRVVRGSGAKQELGFVPATGPVGARATVADNRPEENTTVLSLTAPSAEAKVKVTASPGTGGGEPASQEVTVKAGTTQTLTLAPAGGKGSYALTVETLSGGPVHAARTLSFPNDGIAMFTVQGFSDDYSTVSVPKAVQDLSVLTR from the coding sequence GTGAAGCAGCGCGCACCCCTGACGCTGGCGGCCGTGACGGCGGCGCTGGCCGCCCTCACCGGCGTGGCCGCCCTCACCGCGCCCGCCCCCGCGGACGGGGCCTCCGACGGCAAGGCGGCGGCCTCGGCCCGGATGCCCGTGGAGCGGTCCCTGCTGGTGTGCCCGGGCCCCAGTTCCTCGGACATCGCCGAGACCACGTACACCTCGTTCACGCCCGGCGCACCCGCCGGGGAGGGCAAGGGCTCGGCCCGGCTGCTCGGCGCGACCAAGGACGCCAAACCCGTCCTGGAGCCCAAGGAGCCCGGCAAGCCCGTCGGAGCCACCGCCAACGGGGCCGACGCCCCCGCCCTCACCGGCAGCGCCGACGGCGTCCTCGCCCCCGGCTGGACGGCGCAGCTGACCACCAAGGTCTCGGTCGGCCGGGCCCGGGGCGTGCTCGGCGTCGGCTGCACCGCGCCCGGCACCGACTTCTGGTTCCCCGGGGTCAGCACCGCCAAGGGACGTGAGGACTACCTCCACCTCACCAACCCCGACGACGCGGCCGCCATCGTCGACATCGCGCTCTTCGGCCCCGACGGCCTGGCCAAGCCCGACGCGGGCACCAGCGAGAACATCCGCGTCGACCCCAAGTCCACCAAGACCGTCCTGCTCTCCTCCCTGCTCCCGACCACCCAGCTCGCCGACGCCACCGCCCACGTGACGACCCGCGCGGGCCGGGTGGGCGCCTCCGTGCAGGTCGCCGAGGAGAACGTGGGCGCCGACTGGCTGCCCGCCTCCACCGACCCGGCCGGCTCGCTGGTGCTGCCGGGCATCCCGGCGGACGCCACCTCCGTACGGCTGGTCGCCTTCGTGCCCGGCGAGGAGGACGCGGACCTGAAGCTGCGCCTGGCCGGACCCGGCAGCGCCATCAGCCCGGCCGGCAGCGAGCAGCTGCACGTCAAGGCGGGCATGACGGCGGTCGTGGACCTCAAGGACGTGACCCGCGGCGAGCCCGGCTCGCTGCTGCTGACCCCGGCGGACGCCAAGAAGGCCGCCCCGGTGGTCGCTGCGGTACGCGTGGTCCGCGGCAGCGGGGCCAAGCAGGAGCTCGGATTCGTCCCGGCCACCGGGCCGGTCGGCGCCCGGGCGACCGTCGCCGACAACCGGCCCGAGGAGAACACCACCGTGCTGTCGCTGACCGCGCCGAGCGCCGAGGCGAAGGTCAAGGTGACTGCGTCCCCGGGCACCGGCGGCGGCGAGCCGGCCTCCCAGGAGGTCACGGTCAAGGCGGGCACCACCCAGACGCTGACCCTCGCCCCCGCCGGCGGAAAGGGCTCCTACGCCCTCACCGTCGAGACCCTCTCGGGCGGCCCGGTCCACGCGGCCCGCACCCTGTCCTTCCCGAACGACGGCATCGCGATGTTCACCGTCCAGGGCTTCTCCGACGACTACTCCACGGTGTCGGTCCCCAAGGCCGTCCAGGACCTCTCCGTCCTGACCAGGTGA
- a CDS encoding metallopeptidase family protein encodes MTDTPLPPCPAEPPAGAPVEPRTRRRDRHGRGMRGPLAPPQVPLAASRAELFGDLVRDSVERLERRWPQLSEVEFLVGDVPGPPGGPDGGWNDEAVPLGAVSESRQGRPARIVVFRRPVEIRTKTRDEKAMLVHEIVVEQVAELLGLTPETVDPRYGQD; translated from the coding sequence GTGACGGACACCCCTCTGCCCCCCTGCCCCGCCGAGCCCCCCGCGGGGGCCCCCGTCGAGCCCAGAACGCGTCGCCGGGACCGGCACGGGCGCGGGATGCGCGGTCCGCTGGCCCCTCCGCAGGTGCCCCTGGCGGCGAGCCGGGCGGAGCTGTTCGGGGATCTCGTACGGGACTCCGTGGAGCGGCTGGAGCGGCGCTGGCCGCAGCTGTCCGAGGTGGAGTTCCTGGTGGGCGACGTGCCGGGGCCGCCGGGCGGTCCGGACGGCGGATGGAACGACGAGGCGGTGCCGCTCGGTGCGGTGTCGGAGTCGCGCCAGGGGCGGCCGGCCCGGATCGTGGTCTTCCGGCGGCCGGTGGAGATCCGTACGAAGACGCGCGACGAGAAGGCGATGCTGGTCCACGAGATCGTGGTGGAGCAGGTGGCGGAGCTGCTCGGCCTCACTCCGGAGACGGTGGACCCCCGATACGGCCAGGACTGA
- a CDS encoding DUF3499 domain-containing protein yields the protein MSLVRRCSRTACGRPAVATLTYVYADSTAVLGPLATYAEPHCYDLCAEHSERLTAPRGWEVVRLSDGSGPSRPSGDDLEALANAVREAARPPGRAPGPAGSGKGGQTTGETRRGHLRVLRSPDS from the coding sequence GTGAGCCTTGTACGTCGCTGTTCGCGCACCGCGTGCGGCCGCCCTGCCGTCGCGACACTGACGTACGTCTACGCCGATTCGACCGCAGTTCTCGGCCCGCTCGCCACATACGCCGAACCCCACTGCTACGACCTGTGCGCCGAGCACTCGGAGCGCCTGACAGCCCCGCGGGGCTGGGAGGTCGTCCGTCTGTCCGACGGGTCCGGTCCGTCGCGCCCCAGCGGCGACGACCTCGAAGCCCTGGCCAACGCCGTCCGCGAAGCCGCGCGCCCTCCGGGCCGCGCCCCCGGGCCGGCCGGATCGGGCAAGGGCGGCCAGACCACCGGCGAGACCCGTCGCGGACACCTGCGCGTCCTCAGATCGCCGGATTCCTGA
- a CDS encoding phosphomannomutase/phosphoglucomutase translates to MAADLSNIVKAYDVRGVVPDEWDESLAELFGGAFVEVVGGSAIVVGHDMRPSSPGLSAAFARGAAARGVDVTLIGLCSTDQLYYASGSMGLPGAMFTASHNPAQYNGIKMCRAGAAPVGQDTGLSQIRVLVEGWLDHGAPEVPVGTVPGTVTEQDSLKGYAEHLRSLVDLASIRPLKVVVDAGNGMGGHTVPTVFEGLPLDVTEMYFELDGTFPNHEANPLDPKNIVDLQARVLAEGADLGIAFDGDADRCFIVDERGIGVSPSAITALVASRELARNGGSGTVIHNLITSMSVPEVVRENGGTPVRTRVGHSFIKEEMARTGAIFGGEHSAHYYFKDFWNADTGMLAALHVLAALGGQDGPLSALVASYDRYEGSGEINSTVADQAGRLAAVRETFGGREGVGLDELDGLTVTGEGWWFNVRASNTEPLLRLNVEARDADTLARVRDEALALIRA, encoded by the coding sequence GTGGCCGCAGATCTTTCGAACATCGTCAAGGCGTATGACGTGCGTGGCGTTGTGCCGGACGAGTGGGACGAGTCGCTGGCGGAGCTGTTCGGTGGTGCTTTCGTCGAGGTCGTGGGTGGTTCGGCGATCGTGGTGGGGCATGACATGCGTCCTTCGTCGCCGGGTTTGTCGGCGGCGTTCGCGCGGGGTGCGGCGGCGCGTGGTGTGGATGTGACGTTGATCGGTCTGTGTTCGACGGATCAGCTGTATTACGCGTCGGGTTCGATGGGTCTGCCGGGTGCGATGTTCACGGCGTCGCACAATCCTGCGCAGTACAACGGGATCAAGATGTGTCGTGCGGGTGCGGCTCCGGTGGGTCAGGACACGGGTCTGTCGCAGATCCGGGTGCTGGTGGAGGGGTGGCTGGACCATGGCGCGCCGGAGGTTCCGGTGGGGACGGTGCCGGGGACGGTGACGGAGCAGGATTCCCTGAAGGGTTATGCGGAGCACCTGCGTTCTCTGGTGGACCTGGCGTCGATCCGTCCGCTGAAGGTCGTCGTGGACGCGGGCAACGGGATGGGTGGTCACACCGTTCCGACGGTGTTCGAGGGCCTGCCGCTGGATGTCACCGAGATGTACTTCGAGCTGGACGGTACGTTCCCGAACCACGAGGCGAATCCGCTCGATCCGAAGAACATCGTGGATCTGCAGGCGCGGGTGCTGGCGGAGGGCGCGGATCTGGGGATCGCCTTCGACGGGGACGCGGACCGCTGTTTCATTGTGGACGAGCGCGGTATCGGGGTGTCGCCGTCGGCGATCACGGCGTTGGTGGCGTCGCGTGAGCTGGCGCGCAACGGTGGGTCGGGCACGGTGATCCACAACCTGATCACCTCGATGTCGGTGCCGGAGGTCGTGCGTGAGAACGGCGGCACCCCGGTCCGGACGCGGGTGGGCCACTCCTTCATCAAGGAGGAGATGGCGAGGACGGGTGCGATCTTCGGTGGTGAGCACTCGGCGCACTACTACTTCAAGGACTTCTGGAACGCGGACACGGGCATGCTCGCCGCGCTCCATGTTCTGGCGGCGCTGGGCGGCCAGGACGGGCCCCTCTCTGCACTGGTGGCCTCCTACGACCGGTACGAGGGTTCGGGGGAGATCAACTCCACGGTCGCGGACCAGGCGGGTCGTCTGGCGGCGGTGCGGGAGACCTTCGGCGGCCGTGAGGGCGTGGGCCTGGACGAGCTGGACGGTCTGACGGTGACGGGCGAGGGCTGGTGGTTCAACGTGCGTGCGTCGAACACCGAGCCGCTGCTGCGCCTGAACGTCGAGGCCCGTGACGCGGACACCCTGGCCCGGGTCCGTGACGAGGCCCTCGCCCTCATCCGCGCCTGA
- a CDS encoding Trm112 family protein, whose protein sequence is MPLEAGLLQILACPACHAPLEDKSADETPELLCTGQDCGLAYPVRDGIPVLLVDEARRPA, encoded by the coding sequence ATGCCGCTCGAAGCCGGCCTCCTGCAGATCCTCGCCTGCCCCGCCTGCCACGCGCCCCTCGAGGACAAGTCGGCCGACGAGACCCCCGAGCTGCTCTGCACCGGCCAGGACTGCGGTCTCGCCTACCCGGTCCGCGACGGCATCCCGGTCCTCCTCGTGGACGAGGCCCGCCGCCCCGCCTGA
- a CDS encoding SIS domain-containing protein, with product MLDESLLDAPDDLARVDRRGLLRGAAEAGARVRTAARHASEAGIATLRPDGRPRAVLIAGPGTAATGVADLLGALAGASAPVIRLDPTGVAHASGALRWALPGWAGSVDLLLVATTDGTEPGLAVLAEQAYRRGCTVVAVAPERSPLSEAVDGAHGLLVPMAKAPYQEFDESAAAGPGALWALLTPLLLLLDKVGLITAAPDTLQLVADRLDRTAERCGPAIATYSNPAKTLAAELADSLPLIWSEGTGAGPAGRRFAATLAELAGRPALAAALPEALPAHGVLLAGDFAAGADPDDFFRDRVEEPQALRARVVLLRDRPAGGLTAAPAARELALSHDTAISELEPEEGAELEQLAELLAVTDFATAYLALASGGHS from the coding sequence ATGCTCGACGAGTCGCTCCTCGACGCACCGGACGATCTCGCCCGCGTCGACCGACGGGGCCTGCTCCGCGGCGCGGCCGAGGCCGGGGCCAGAGTCCGTACCGCGGCCCGGCACGCGAGCGAGGCGGGCATCGCCACCCTGCGCCCCGACGGCCGGCCGCGCGCGGTCCTGATCGCCGGGCCCGGCACCGCCGCCACGGGCGTCGCCGACCTGCTCGGCGCCCTCGCGGGCGCCTCCGCGCCGGTGATCCGGCTCGACCCCACCGGGGTCGCCCACGCCTCCGGGGCACTGCGCTGGGCCCTGCCCGGCTGGGCCGGGTCCGTCGACCTGCTGCTCGTGGCCACCACCGACGGCACCGAGCCCGGGCTCGCCGTGCTCGCCGAGCAGGCCTACCGGCGCGGCTGCACCGTCGTCGCCGTCGCCCCCGAACGCTCACCGCTGAGCGAGGCGGTGGACGGCGCGCACGGGCTCCTCGTACCGATGGCCAAGGCCCCGTACCAGGAGTTCGACGAGTCCGCAGCCGCGGGCCCGGGCGCCCTGTGGGCCCTGCTGACGCCCCTGCTGCTGCTGCTCGACAAGGTCGGCCTGATCACCGCGGCCCCCGACACCCTCCAACTCGTCGCCGACCGGCTCGACCGGACGGCCGAACGCTGTGGGCCCGCGATCGCCACCTACTCCAACCCGGCCAAGACCCTCGCCGCCGAGCTGGCGGACTCGCTGCCGCTCATCTGGAGCGAGGGCACCGGTGCCGGCCCCGCCGGCCGCCGCTTCGCCGCCACCCTCGCCGAGCTCGCCGGCCGCCCCGCACTGGCCGCCGCGCTCCCCGAGGCACTGCCCGCCCACGGCGTCCTGCTCGCCGGCGACTTCGCCGCCGGCGCCGACCCCGACGACTTCTTCCGCGACCGGGTCGAAGAGCCGCAGGCCCTCCGCGCCCGCGTCGTCCTGCTGCGCGACCGGCCGGCCGGCGGCCTCACCGCCGCCCCCGCCGCACGCGAGCTCGCCCTCAGCCACGACACGGCCATCAGCGAGCTCGAACCGGAGGAAGGCGCCGAGCTGGAACAGCTCGCCGAACTGCTCGCCGTCACGGATTTCGCCACCGCCTACCTGGCGTTGGCCTCCGGGGGACACAGCTGA
- the manA gene encoding mannose-6-phosphate isomerase, class I produces MDRLTNTIRPYAWGSPTALPALLGVEPTGEPQAELWMGAHPGAPSRVDRGAGVRTLAEVIAADPEGELGAATVAKFGPRLPFLFKILAAGAPLSLQVHPDLAQAKAGFEAEERRGIPIDAAHRNYKDPNHKPEMICAITTFDGLCGFRSPQASADLFEGLGVNSLKPYADLLRAHPEEAALREVLTAVLSADREQMARTVAETAAAAERLGGEYATYAALVHEYPGDPGVIAAMLLNHVRLQPGEALFLGAGVPHAYFDGLGVELLANSDNVLRAGLTPKHVDVPELLKIVRFEPSDPTVMRPEGDGGEEVYEAPIDEFRLSRFLLAPGGAPHVLPDGAPQILLCTAGSVRAGELALSPGGSAFVPAGEKVELSGNGTVFRATVVV; encoded by the coding sequence ATGGACCGCCTGACCAACACGATCCGCCCCTACGCCTGGGGATCCCCCACGGCCCTGCCCGCGCTCCTCGGTGTCGAACCCACCGGTGAGCCCCAGGCCGAGCTGTGGATGGGAGCCCACCCGGGCGCCCCGTCCCGCGTCGACCGCGGTGCCGGCGTCAGGACGCTCGCGGAGGTCATCGCCGCCGACCCCGAGGGGGAGCTAGGCGCCGCCACCGTGGCCAAGTTCGGCCCCAGGCTGCCGTTCCTCTTCAAGATCCTCGCCGCCGGCGCCCCGCTGTCCCTCCAGGTCCACCCCGACCTGGCCCAGGCGAAGGCGGGGTTCGAGGCCGAGGAGCGGCGCGGGATCCCGATCGACGCGGCCCACCGCAACTACAAGGACCCCAACCACAAGCCCGAGATGATCTGCGCGATCACGACGTTCGACGGGCTGTGCGGCTTCCGCTCCCCGCAGGCGTCCGCGGACCTCTTCGAGGGGCTGGGCGTCAACTCCCTCAAGCCGTACGCCGACCTGCTGCGCGCCCACCCCGAAGAGGCCGCGCTGCGCGAGGTGCTGACCGCCGTACTGAGCGCGGACCGCGAGCAGATGGCCCGTACGGTCGCCGAGACCGCGGCCGCCGCCGAACGCCTGGGCGGCGAGTACGCCACTTACGCCGCCCTGGTCCACGAGTACCCGGGGGACCCCGGCGTCATCGCGGCCATGCTGCTCAACCACGTCCGACTCCAGCCCGGCGAGGCGCTGTTCCTCGGCGCGGGCGTCCCGCACGCCTACTTCGACGGCCTCGGCGTCGAACTGCTGGCCAACTCGGACAACGTGCTGCGCGCCGGGCTCACGCCCAAGCACGTGGACGTGCCCGAGCTGCTGAAGATCGTGCGGTTCGAGCCGAGCGACCCGACCGTCATGCGGCCCGAGGGCGACGGCGGCGAGGAGGTCTACGAGGCCCCCATCGACGAGTTCCGGCTCTCCCGCTTCCTCCTCGCGCCCGGCGGCGCCCCGCACGTGCTCCCGGACGGCGCCCCGCAGATCCTGCTCTGCACGGCCGGCTCCGTACGGGCCGGCGAACTGGCGCTCTCGCCCGGCGGATCGGCCTTCGTACCGGCGGGCGAAAAGGTCGAACTATCCGGAAACGGCACTGTCTTCCGGGCCACCGTGGTCGTCTGA
- a CDS encoding cation diffusion facilitator family transporter encodes MSASGGTKAIVAALAANLAIAVAKFVAFLFSGSSSMLAESVHSVADSGNQGLLLLGGKKAQREATPQHPFGYGRERYIYAFLVSIVLFTVGGMFAIYEGYEKIHEPHPIEAWYWPVGVLVFAIIAESFSFRTAIKESNEIRGTLSWTQFVRRAKAPELPVVLLEDLGALVGLVLALAGVGLALLTGNGVWDGIGTLCIGVLLIAIAIVLAAETKSLLLGEAAGVEEVEKIKAAVVDGDVVTRVIHMRTLHLGPEELLVAAKIAVEGNDTATEVADAINAAEARIREAVPIARVIYLEPDIYRPEAAK; translated from the coding sequence ATGAGCGCGTCGGGCGGTACCAAGGCGATCGTGGCGGCCCTTGCCGCCAACCTCGCCATCGCTGTAGCCAAATTCGTGGCGTTCCTCTTCAGCGGCTCGTCGTCGATGCTCGCGGAAAGCGTCCACTCGGTGGCCGACTCCGGGAACCAGGGCCTGCTCCTCCTCGGAGGCAAGAAGGCCCAGCGGGAGGCGACGCCGCAGCACCCCTTCGGGTACGGGCGCGAGCGTTACATCTACGCATTCCTCGTCTCCATCGTGCTCTTCACCGTCGGTGGCATGTTCGCCATCTACGAGGGCTACGAGAAGATCCACGAACCGCACCCGATCGAGGCCTGGTACTGGCCGGTCGGCGTCCTGGTCTTCGCGATCATCGCCGAGTCCTTCTCCTTCCGCACCGCGATCAAGGAGTCGAACGAGATCCGCGGCACGCTGTCGTGGACCCAGTTCGTGAGGCGGGCCAAGGCCCCCGAACTGCCCGTCGTGCTGCTGGAGGACCTCGGCGCGCTCGTCGGCCTGGTCCTGGCGCTGGCCGGCGTCGGCCTCGCCCTGCTGACCGGCAACGGCGTCTGGGACGGCATCGGCACCCTGTGCATCGGCGTCCTGCTCATCGCCATCGCGATCGTCCTGGCCGCGGAGACCAAGTCCCTGCTGCTCGGTGAGGCCGCCGGCGTCGAAGAGGTCGAGAAGATCAAGGCCGCGGTCGTCGACGGGGACGTCGTCACCCGCGTCATCCACATGCGCACCCTGCACCTCGGCCCCGAGGAGCTGCTGGTCGCCGCCAAGATCGCCGTCGAGGGCAACGACACCGCGACCGAGGTGGCGGACGCGATCAACGCCGCCGAGGCCCGCATCCGCGAGGCGGTCCCGATCGCCCGGGTGATCTACCTGGAGCCGGACATCTACCGTCCCGAGGCCGCCAAGTAG
- the lepB gene encoding signal peptidase I produces the protein MARRPGRRRGIWAIALLVLGVALAAGPYAYMFGRFTPVKQFGEGMLPTVPVGEVLAMERNPGEVRHGDVITYDPADWGLDGPFIGRVVALGGDHISYAMGDRTLTLNGKPLDEPYVRDGDPGAGGVSFAVSVPQGRMFVLGDNRGNSADSRFHPETRAGTLPVSAVTGIDAGLDEAAPLVIALSLISLAGAGLLLTGLGLGIASLVARRRRPAEAQGPVWGTTQVDAP, from the coding sequence ATGGCACGCAGGCCCGGGCGGAGACGGGGGATCTGGGCGATAGCCCTGCTGGTGCTGGGCGTGGCGCTGGCCGCCGGACCGTACGCGTACATGTTCGGCCGGTTCACCCCCGTGAAGCAGTTCGGCGAGGGCATGCTGCCCACGGTCCCCGTCGGAGAAGTGCTCGCGATGGAAAGGAACCCGGGCGAGGTCCGCCACGGTGACGTGATCACCTACGACCCGGCCGACTGGGGACTCGACGGCCCGTTCATCGGACGCGTCGTGGCCTTGGGCGGGGACCACATCTCCTACGCGATGGGCGACCGGACGCTGACCCTCAACGGGAAGCCGCTCGACGAGCCGTACGTGCGCGACGGCGACCCCGGGGCCGGCGGGGTGAGTTTCGCCGTCTCGGTGCCGCAGGGCCGGATGTTCGTACTGGGCGACAACCGCGGCAACTCGGCGGACTCCCGGTTCCACCCGGAGACCCGGGCGGGAACGCTGCCGGTGTCCGCAGTGACCGGGATCGATGCCGGCCTCGACGAGGCGGCTCCGCTGGTGATCGCCCTCAGTCTGATCTCGTTGGCGGGGGCCGGACTCCTGCTCACGGGGCTCGGGCTGGGGATCGCCTCGCTCGTGGCGCGCAGGCGCAGGCCGGCCGAGGCACAGGGGCCCGTCTGGGGAACCACGCAGGTGGACGCACCGTAG
- the ahcY gene encoding adenosylhomocysteinase yields MDFKVADLSLAAFGRKEITLAEHEMPGLMSIRREYAEAQPLAGARITGSLHMTVQTAVLIETLVALGADVRWASCNIFSTQDHAAAAIAVGPNGTPENPQGVPVFAWKGETLEEYWWCTEQALTWPNTPTGGPNMILDDGGDATLLVHKGVEFEKAGEAPDPSTADSEEYAYILTLLNRTLAESPQKWTQLASEIRGVTEETTTGVHRLYEMMSEGTLLFPAINVNDAVTKSKFDNKYGCRHSLIDGINRATDVLIGGKVAVVFGYGDVGKGCAESLRGQGARVIVTEIDPICALQAAMDGYQVATLDDVVETADIFITTTGNKDIIMAADMAKMKHQAIVGNIGHFDNEIDMAGLAKVDGIVKDEVKPQVHTWTFPDGKVLIVLSEGRLLNLGNATGHPSFVMSNSFADQTLAQIELFTKPEEYPTDVYVLPKHLDEKVARLHLDALGVKLTTLRPEQAAYIGVKVEGPYKPDHYRY; encoded by the coding sequence ATGGACTTCAAGGTCGCAGACCTCTCCCTCGCCGCCTTCGGCCGCAAGGAGATCACCCTGGCGGAGCACGAGATGCCGGGTCTGATGTCGATCCGCCGGGAGTACGCCGAGGCCCAGCCCCTGGCCGGCGCCCGCATCACCGGCTCCCTGCACATGACCGTGCAGACGGCCGTGCTCATCGAGACCCTCGTCGCCCTCGGCGCCGACGTCCGCTGGGCCTCCTGCAACATCTTCTCCACCCAGGACCACGCTGCCGCCGCCATCGCGGTGGGCCCGAACGGCACCCCGGAGAACCCGCAGGGCGTACCGGTCTTCGCCTGGAAGGGCGAGACGCTGGAGGAGTACTGGTGGTGCACGGAGCAGGCTCTGACCTGGCCGAACACCCCCACCGGCGGCCCGAACATGATCCTCGACGACGGTGGTGACGCCACCCTCCTCGTCCACAAGGGCGTCGAGTTCGAGAAGGCCGGCGAGGCCCCGGACCCGTCCACGGCGGACTCCGAGGAGTACGCGTACATCCTCACCCTGCTCAACCGCACCCTCGCCGAGAGCCCGCAGAAGTGGACGCAGCTCGCGTCCGAGATCCGCGGTGTGACGGAGGAGACCACCACCGGTGTCCACCGTCTCTACGAGATGATGTCCGAGGGCACCCTGCTGTTCCCGGCGATCAACGTGAACGACGCCGTCACCAAGTCGAAGTTCGACAACAAGTACGGCTGCCGCCACTCCCTGATCGACGGCATCAACCGCGCCACCGACGTCCTCATCGGCGGCAAGGTCGCGGTCGTCTTCGGCTACGGCGACGTCGGCAAGGGCTGCGCCGAGTCGCTCCGCGGCCAGGGCGCGCGCGTCATCGTCACCGAGATCGACCCGATCTGCGCCCTCCAGGCGGCGATGGACGGCTACCAGGTCGCCACGCTGGACGACGTCGTCGAGACCGCCGACATCTTCATCACCACGACCGGCAACAAGGACATCATCATGGCCGCCGACATGGCCAAGATGAAGCACCAGGCCATCGTCGGCAACATCGGCCACTTCGACAACGAGATCGACATGGCCGGCCTGGCCAAGGTCGACGGCATCGTCAAGGACGAGGTCAAGCCGCAGGTCCACACCTGGACGTTCCCGGACGGCAAGGTCCTGATCGTCCTCTCCGAGGGCCGCCTGCTGAACCTCGGCAACGCGACCGGCCACCCGTCCTTCGTCATGTCGAACTCCTTCGCGGACCAGACCCTGGCCCAGATCGAGCTCTTCACGAAGCCGGAGGAATACCCGACCGACGTCTACGTGCTCCCCAAGCACCTCGACGAGAAGGTCGCGCGCCTCCACCTCGACGCCCTCGGCGTCAAGCTCACCACCCTCCGCCCGGAGCAGGCCGCCTACATCGGCGTCAAGGTCGAGGGCCCGTACAAGCCGGACCACTACCGCTACTGA
- a CDS encoding RDD family protein, which translates to MSDLVTGDAVVLGLRPARLPSRALAILLDLTLYVTAYVLIGVGLTLATASLDPAAQAAIAVASFLLLLVGIPIAVETLSHGRSLGKLACGLRVVRDDGGPIRFRHALVRGALGVVELLLTFGTVAAIASLVSVRGRRLGDVFAGTLVVRERVPGARVMPVPAPPPWLAGRFTQLDLSAVPDGLWLAIRQYLTRMNQLDPQVGAAMAARLADDLVARTGAPPPAGVPAAAYLMAVVHERQSRDAARAFRATAAAGASPPAHATHAAPVAPVPPVASGFGPVPTTAPAPAPAPYLAPAPAQAPRAGGFAPPA; encoded by the coding sequence GTGAGCGATCTGGTGACGGGGGACGCGGTCGTCCTGGGGCTGCGGCCGGCGAGACTGCCGAGCCGTGCGCTGGCGATCCTCCTGGACCTGACCCTCTACGTCACCGCGTACGTCCTCATCGGGGTCGGGCTGACCCTCGCGACGGCCTCGCTGGATCCGGCCGCCCAGGCCGCCATCGCGGTGGCGAGCTTCCTGTTGCTGCTGGTCGGAATCCCGATCGCGGTGGAGACCCTGTCCCACGGGCGCTCCCTGGGCAAGCTCGCCTGCGGGCTGCGGGTGGTGCGCGACGACGGCGGGCCCATCCGGTTCCGGCACGCGCTGGTGCGCGGGGCCCTCGGGGTCGTGGAGCTGTTGCTGACCTTCGGCACGGTGGCGGCCATCGCCTCGCTGGTGTCGGTGCGCGGGCGGCGGCTCGGAGACGTCTTCGCGGGGACCCTGGTGGTCCGGGAGAGGGTGCCGGGAGCGCGGGTGATGCCGGTGCCGGCGCCGCCGCCGTGGTTGGCCGGGCGGTTCACGCAGCTGGACCTGTCCGCCGTGCCGGACGGGCTGTGGCTGGCGATCCGCCAGTACCTGACGCGCATGAACCAGCTGGATCCGCAGGTGGGTGCGGCGATGGCGGCGCGACTCGCGGACGATCTCGTGGCGCGTACGGGGGCGCCGCCGCCGGCGGGGGTGCCGGCCGCTGCCTATCTGATGGCCGTGGTCCACGAACGCCAGTCGCGCGATGCCGCCCGGGCCTTCCGCGCCACTGCCGCCGCCGGGGCCTCTCCCCCCGCACACGCCACACACGCCGCACCCGTCGCGCCCGTACCGCCGGTCGCGTCCGGCTTCGGGCCGGTGCCGACCACGGCGCCGGCCCCTGCCCCGGCCCCGTACCTCGCCCCCGCGCCCGCGCAGGCTCCGCGCGCCGGCGGGTTCGCTCCGCCCGCCTGA